A stretch of DNA from Drosophila virilis strain 15010-1051.87 chromosome 5, Dvir_AGI_RSII-ME, whole genome shotgun sequence:
TCGTTTAACCAACATTACATTAACATGTTGGGCAGTTGTAACTGTAAATCACGCCGTGAATATAATTGCTGCAGCAAAGCGTAAGATTAACATTTGTTAAGCCACATTGAGTTATTAGCATGCTGTTAACTCATGACAAAGCATCAGCTGTTATGTTTTGACATGTGGCTCATGTAGCTTTCAGTTCAGTTTCTATATATtccttttcaattattttaagtGCCGCCtcacattttgttattgtgttgATTTGTGGTACAGTTGTGTTCTCAGTTTTCAACTACTTATGGCCTGTATGGGGGCCAATAAGAAGAAACAGCCCCCGAGGCTGAGTTGAAGTTTCATTTCTTTTTAGTAGAGCGACCCCaacgcacactcacactcacacacatacacacacacacacacacacacatcagcagcagcagcacacatTGTGGCATAGTCACATATATCATTGTCAAGTCTATATGCAAGGCAGCCCCCCACCCAGTCGACGCTGGCCACCCAAGCAGCATTCAAGTTGCCCTCTGCTCAAATATCAGTCCCTTGGCGGGGGCGGGATGCGACAGCAGGGCATATGCGGCAATCTTTTTGGCTTGTCAAATGCGCATTTCCTGCTTACGAGTCCTTGCTGTGTGGCatgcgtgggtgtgtgtgtgtgtgtgtgacatgtgtgtgcgcgtgtgtgcgtgtgtgtgtgcgggctgCCCGGTTTGTCTCTAGCGCAATCAATATGGCGGCGCTGGGGTAATAGCTTAGGATTTACGCGCACGGCTTACAAAGAGAGGACGACTACAGctcctgctgcttcttcttctgctactgctgctgctgctgctgctggcgcttcCTCTTCTGCTGTTCCTGTTGTGGTTTCGTCGCCAACGCTCGCGCCAAGTCGTCGCAGTTAcctttaaacttttttattgatattttatgtatgtagTCTCGTTGCCCGTTGGCTGATGCTGCCCCCCACTGTTGCCACTGGTGGATGGCTTAAGCCTGGTCCTGCGCCTGGTCCTGCGCCTTCGACAGTGCCATGTTTGTCCTTTTATGAAAGCTGCTGTAATGATTTGTTTTATGAAGTCGTTCGTGTTGCCAACCAAACCCGCAGCCCTTTCCCATTCCCACTCCCCACCTTCCCTTCCTTTCGTGCAAGTTGCGCCCCAAAGTATGCTAGTAAAAAGTCTGTGCTTACGCCTTGTTTGCCCAATGACTTAGTTATTGAGTCCTTACAAAGGATCTCTGTAAAGTCAATTATTTGAAATGAGAAAAGCGTGCAGGCATTCACCAATTCAAGCACCGATTAAGTCGATCGCATATTCACCCTGTTATCAATATGCCAAGGGAATTCATTAGAAGCACTCAATATGTGTCTGTGAATGCATTTGCAATTATTCATGTTGTCTGTGTATGatcatatatttaattattatcttAGCAAAAGGCGCATTCGTCCGAAATTCAAGTCCAGTTATGAAATCCTTGTTCATTTATCAAACTTGGGCATTTGCGAGCTTTCTCAAGCTCCTATagaacataaaaaatatgcctaaagttaattttttctcatttttcttATGAAAATAGCGTCAAGTATATGTCATATGTTTGTCTGCGATGTTGTTTAATTACTGCTGGTGTATGGATACAGATATATGGCAACATATTTAAGGCATTTCTCTGTTCAGTctacgttgcgtatacgcaataagCAACACTGCGTATCTCATAGATTTCAGACATTCTCATCCACACGTCGTGTTGCAGACGCATTTCACACCTTGCCACTGGCATGCAAATGATTTATGAAATGTCGGCCATGGGGTAGGGTGGGTAACAGAGGGccgagaggggggggggggggtgctgGTGCTGGAAGTTTTAACGGCTGGGGCAGCGAGCCCAATGGCAACACTTGGCGACCGTGGCCaatgctgttgccgttgttctTGTTGGCACTAAACTTCAATTAGCTCAGCGAGTCCATGACTTTTAATCAGTGTACTTTatgccacacgcacacacacacacacacacacacacgcacacgcaggCATATGCGTGAGCCAAAAAAACGCAATAAATTAAACCAACaagcaattacaacaacaaaagcagcagccaaaagaGGCCACAAAGTTGCTTAGTGCGCTTTTTGGGGCGCCACCAAAAAAGCAACACACGAGGCAACAACGAGCGACGCTGAAGTCGTGTCGCCAAGATTTATTGACTGTCCTATGCGTCGCGTCGAGTCGAATATTGAGTTGACAATgatgaggacgaggacgaCAGCGAGGACGACGCCggggacacggacacggacacggacacgggcacagacccagacccagacccagacccagacaaGGACACGGAATCCTGTGTATATACCAGAACAAGGTGCCTGGCCAGGGGCAAGCGATTTCCTTAGCCTGCGACCAAACAAGAGAAGCGCGCGTGTCGTGTTTTTCTGTCAACGCGACGCTGTTCGTGAGCAGAGTTTTCACTGTACGCATCTccagctgcacacacacacacacatgattTGGGGGCAACACGAGCTGTGGCACATGGCATTGAAATGCGTCGCGCAGTTGCCCCTTTTAACCCCATTTCCTGAAGGGGGTTGGCTTGGGGAGTAGCCCTCCattacaataacaaataaattgaaaatatgaatatgaactGGGTGAGGACAGCGGATTGTAGCCGAAGATGCCTTTGCCCGCCAAAGTAGACACTCGAAAAGTGCCACAAGATTTATGCCTCAATGTTGTTGCTATGTGTCTGTCCAGTGTATGTGcgattatgtgtgtgtgcgtgtgtgagtgtgtgttgaaTTTGGCAGCTTAGCCAGCAGCAGAAGCCATTGAATGCGACACTGATGCGGATGCGAATGCAGTTGTGGCGATAATAAGCTTCAGCAGCCGACTTGATGTCTGCGCCACAGCCCCCGCACCAGCCCGCCCACAGGCCCCCCGCTTACCAGCTTTATGGCTGCTGTTGACAGCCGCAACGCAAAGGCTGACAGCTGTAAAGGGAGTAGGTGATGGCCAGGTCTTAAATGCGTCGCCTGGCCCAGCAACTGTCCGGGAATTAGCCTCAAAATCGTTGACTTTGGCTCTGGCAGTCAAATTCAGCAGGATGCCCAAAGCTGATGCAAATTGGAAAGTGGACAGCgggacagggacagggacagggacaggggCCGGGGCATAAGAGGAAGTCTGTAGCCAGACAGCTTGATTGCAATTAGCAGAGATAAACTACAGCTATTGGCGCTCAAATATCACTTGATGAGCTCGTGCTTTACGGCTGCAAACGaaagaaaacatatatatatatatatatatattatcggTGAATCGCTTTAAGGTTTGAACTAATGCCTCGCTTTGGGTTTCTGTTGGGTAAAGCTGTGTTTCAAGCTGTGTGTATTAATCGAGAATCTGCATACCAAATCTGGTATCTGGTAACTTTAATAATTCCCGAGTCGAGAAGGTTTTCGTTACGCTCTGCCAACTGACAGGCAcagtgcgtatacgtaatatgtCGAATTGCTATTGTCGGGCCTTCAATTAAAACAGAACGAAACTgatattgaattttaattggaCTTTTAATTAATCTACTCCTTCTCTGCTCCTCTCTCTTCATCACAGGTCTCCGCTGGGCAGCATTTGCACCTGAGCAGCGACATGAAGAGCAACGTTTCGGTTGCCGCGCAGCAGGGCGTCTTCTTCAGTCAGCAGCAGGccgcgcagcaacaacagcagcagcagcaacaaccaggGAACGCTGGCCCCAatcctcagcagcagcagcagcagccgcacgGCGGCAACGCGGGCGCTAATGGGGGCGGTCCGAATggcccgcagcagcagcaaccaaaTCAAAACATGAACAATTCAAATGGTAAGCAGCGCAGACAAATGAATAACACCAATGAGTGCACTCACATTAAATTCGAATCAATTGAATTATATTTGACAGTACCCTCCGACGGCTTCTCGCTCTCCCAAAGCCAAAGCATGAACttcacgcagcagcagcagcaacaggcggcggcggcagcagcagctgctgctgcggcacagcagcaacaggcagccgccgctcagcagcagcagcagcagcagcaggtgccgCCCAATATGCGTCAGCGTCAAACGCAGGcgcaggcagcggcagcagcagcagcggcagcagctgcacaggCGCAGGCCGCGGCCAATGCGAATGGCGGACCCGGCGGCAATGTGCCGctgatgcagcagcagcaacagacgcCGGGCGGCGTGCCGGTGGGCGCGGGCAGCGGCAATGCCTCTGTCGGCGTGCCAGTCAGCGCCGGCGGACCCAACAATGGTGCAATGAATCAACTGGGCGGACCCATGGGCGGCATGCCGGGCATGCAAATGGGCGGACCCGGCGGCGTACCCATGAATCCTATGCAAATGAATCCGAATGGCGGCGCGCCCAATGCCCAGATGATGATGGGCGGCAATGGGGGAGGCCCGGTGCCGGCCGCCAGCCAGGCCAAgttcctgcagcagcagcaaatgatGCGCGCCCAGGCcatgcagcatcagcagcaggtGCAACAGCACATGGCTGGCGCACGTCCGCCGCCGCCGGAATACAATGCTACCAAGGCGCAGCTAATGCAGGCCCAGATGATGCAGCAGACTGtaggcggtggcggtggcggaggcgttggcgtgggcgtgggcgtgggcggcggtgttggcggcggcggtggtgccGGCCGCTTTCCAAACAGCGCAGCCCAGGCAGCGGCCATGCGACGCATGACACAGCAGCCGATTCCACCATCCGGGCCCATGATGCGGCCCCAGCATGCTGCCATGTACATGCAGCAGCATGGTGGTGCGGGCGGCGGGCCACGCGGCGGCATGGGCGGCCCGTACGGTGGtggcggcgtcggcggcgcAGGCGGACCCAtgggcggcggtggtggcggccagcagcagcagcagcggccgccCAATGTGCAGGTCACGCCCGACGGCATGCCCATGGGCTCGCAGCAGGAATGGCGCCACATGATGatgacgcagcagcagcagcagatgggCTTTGGACCAGGCGGACCCATGCGTCAAGGACCCGGTGGATTCAATGGCGGTAAAGTCGATAAAGCCGAGTCTTACAGCTTAATTTTTGCAACTAATCGTCTTGTTTTCCAGGTAACTTCATGCCCAATGGTGCGCCCAATGCGCCGGGCAATGGACCgaatggcggcggcggtggtggcatGATGCCCGGCCCCAATGGACCGCAGATGCAGCTGACGCCCgcgcaaatgcagcagcagctaatgcgacagcagcagcagcagcaacatatgGGAcccggcggtggcggcggcggcggcggcaacatgcagatgcagcagctgctgcagcagcaacagaacgCAGCAGCCGGCGGAGGTGGCGGCATGATGGCCACCCAGATGCAGATGACCAGCATCCACATGAGCCagacccagcagcagcagcagctcaccatgcagcagcaacaatttgtcCAGAGCACCAGCACGACAACAacacaccagcagcagcaacagttgcagctgcagatgCAGAGCCAGAGCGGAGGACCCGGCGGCAACGGGCCCAGCAACAATAATGGTGCAAACCAGGCGGGCGGTGTAGGCGTCGGTGTTGGTGTCGGTGTGGGCGTCGGCGTGGTCGGCAGCTCGGCAACCATTGCCAGCGCCAGTTCGATCAGCCAGACGATCAACTCGGTGGTGGCCAACTCGAATGATTTGTGTCTCGAATTTCTCGACAATCTGCCCGACGGCAATTTCTCCACGCAGGATCTGATCAACTCGCTGGACAACGACAACTTCAATATACAGGACATTTTGCAGTAGAGCAGCGAGTATCCCGAAAGGATGCCCAGCCAGAGACGCCGCCGTCatcaccaccaccaccaacaccacCCTAACCACCACCAATTGTTGcctgtttttgtttgaatattttttgttgttgcctgttgttgttattgctttcCTGCCCCATGGCCCATGTCCCATACCCCATTAACCTACACCCACAACCAACACCCCCGCCCCCCCCCTGTTTGTTAATTGTGTGTATTTAGAAGCTTATTTCGTTTCGATGTACTCTAATTTGGGACTTTACTGTATTATTAGCCGCTAGAGCTGCCCGCTTTCTTTTGTAGGGGGCAGCAACGGTCCAAGGCGGGTGAGCgctggggcgtggcagcggcagcggccagTACGCAAACATTCCATACtctacaaatatatatctatatatatttgtctatatatatgcacaaacaaaaacaattcgaAAAAGTATTTGAGAGCAGCCTcagaaattttttaaaaaatagtaaaacgcacctacacacacccacaaacacacacacacacacacgcacacccactcGCAGAACTTAAGCACCTGTACTTAATGTAATTTGGCCACGCCCAGCGACCAATTCGCCCGCCCtacatttcattttacttaagcaaaaagcgaaaaacaaaacataaaaaaaaaaaaacgaaagaaagaaaatggaaccaacaacaaaagaaaactttttaagAAATGCGtcagaaaaacaacaaaaaaaaagaacatgaaaaattgtacattttatattgtatttaatttaatttaattttttaactaaaacaaaaatgcgaaagtagcaaaagaaaaacacaaaaaaagagTAAAAAGTGCAACAGCAAAGGAAAAacgtaaaaagcaaaaatattggtgatattttaattgcttacacacaaaaaaacacacacacacatacacacacaaacagaaagaaaatttgattgaaattttactagagagagagagagaaaatagaaaaacggAGAAac
This window harbors:
- the mam gene encoding neurogenic protein mastermind produces the protein MNIWQQKILKRPADDVDNGAENYEPPHKLPNNNNNNNNNNNNNNNSSSGVGGGSENLTKFSVEIVQQLEFTTSAANSQPQQISTNVTVKALTNTSVKSEPGVGGGGGGGADQQQQQHQQHQQQQHQQQHQQHQQHQQQQQHQQQQHQQQQHQQQQQQHHHQQQQQQGGGLGGLGNNGRGGGGPGGGGHMATGPGGVGVGMGPNMMSAQQKSALGNLANLVECKREPDHDFPDLGSLDKDGANGQFPGFPDLLGDDNSENNDTFKDLINNLHDFNPSFLDGFDEKPLLDIKTEDGIKVEPPNAQDLINSLNVKSETGLGHGFGGFGVGLGLDPQSMKMRPGVGFQNGPNGNANAGNGGPTAGGGGGGNGPGGLMSEHSLAAQTLKQMAEQHQHKSAMGGMGGFPRPPHGMQQQQPQQQQQAPQQQQQQHGQMMGGPGQGQQQQQQQQPRYNDYGGGFPNDFAMGPNPTQQQQQHLPPQFHQKAPGGGPGMNVQQNFLDIKQELFYSSPNDFDLKRLQQQQAMQQQQQQQQQQQQQQQHHAQQQQQHPNGPKMGVPMGGAGNFAKQQQQQVPTPQQQQQQQLQQQQQQYSPFSNQNANANFLNCPPRGGPQGNQAPGNMPQQQQQPQQQQQPPRGPQSNPNAVPGGNAANATQQQQQQQQQQQQQQQQQQQQQQQATTTTLQMKQTQQLHISQQGGGSHGIQVSAGQHLHLSSDMKSNVSVAAQQGVFFSQQQAAQQQQQQQQQPGNAGPNPQQQQQQPHGGNAGANGGGPNGPQQQQPNQNMNNSNVPSDGFSLSQSQSMNFTQQQQQQAAAAAAAAAAAQQQQAAAAQQQQQQQQVPPNMRQRQTQAQAAAAAAAAAAAQAQAAANANGGPGGNVPLMQQQQQTPGGVPVGAGSGNASVGVPVSAGGPNNGAMNQLGGPMGGMPGMQMGGPGGVPMNPMQMNPNGGAPNAQMMMGGNGGGPVPAASQAKFLQQQQMMRAQAMQHQQQVQQHMAGARPPPPEYNATKAQLMQAQMMQQTVGGGGGGGVGVGVGVGGGVGGGGGAGRFPNSAAQAAAMRRMTQQPIPPSGPMMRPQHAAMYMQQHGGAGGGPRGGMGGPYGGGGVGGAGGPMGGGGGGQQQQQRPPNVQVTPDGMPMGSQQEWRHMMMTQQQQQMGFGPGGPMRQGPGGFNGGNFMPNGAPNAPGNGPNGGGGGGMMPGPNGPQMQLTPAQMQQQLMRQQQQQQHMGPGGGGGGGGNMQMQQLLQQQQNAAAGGGGGMMATQMQMTSIHMSQTQQQQQLTMQQQQFVQSTSTTTTHQQQQQLQLQMQSQSGGPGGNGPSNNNGANQAGGVGVGVGVGVGVGVVGSSATIASASSISQTINSVVANSNDLCLEFLDNLPDGNFSTQDLINSLDNDNFNIQDILQ